One window from the genome of Streptomyces sp. NBC_00708 encodes:
- a CDS encoding DUF2236 domain-containing protein, giving the protein MSSAAAGRNDPAPPPPGGVLWSLSGDIRALLMLPAALTLQVAHPAVGAGVDEHSVFRTDPWGRGERSLSSLQLWVYGGEEAAEEGRRLRRLHRTIEGTDTRGRPYHALSPANYAWVHATGFPVYRHGARYLLRPLSREQERALYAEWLQVGRVLGIHDRDMPQTIEEFWPYYRAMLADEIEKTPVVAELVATDTAVPPPDRGPRLLRLVLRALWPVLLPPLARFRAFLTVGLMPPDAREAIGLEWTDAQERALRRFCAVVRVVVPVLPERLRYLPRARRARAAHRAARGGGLRPTRGGPAASA; this is encoded by the coding sequence ATGAGCAGCGCAGCAGCCGGCAGGAACGACCCGGCGCCACCGCCGCCCGGCGGAGTGCTGTGGAGCCTGTCCGGCGACATCCGGGCCCTGCTGATGCTGCCCGCCGCCCTCACCCTCCAGGTCGCCCACCCCGCCGTCGGCGCGGGCGTGGACGAGCACTCCGTGTTCCGTACGGACCCGTGGGGGCGCGGCGAGCGCTCCCTCAGCTCGCTCCAGCTCTGGGTGTACGGCGGAGAGGAGGCCGCCGAGGAGGGGCGCAGGCTCCGCCGGCTGCACCGCACCATTGAGGGCACCGACACCCGGGGCCGCCCCTACCACGCCCTGTCACCGGCGAACTACGCCTGGGTGCACGCCACCGGGTTCCCCGTCTACCGGCACGGCGCCCGCTATCTGCTGCGCCCGCTCAGCCGCGAACAGGAACGCGCACTGTACGCGGAATGGCTCCAGGTGGGCCGGGTGCTCGGGATCCACGACCGGGACATGCCGCAGACCATCGAGGAGTTCTGGCCCTACTACCGCGCCATGCTCGCCGACGAGATCGAGAAGACACCCGTCGTCGCGGAACTCGTCGCCACCGACACCGCCGTCCCGCCGCCGGACCGGGGGCCCCGGCTCCTGCGGCTGGTACTCAGGGCGCTGTGGCCGGTGCTGCTGCCGCCGCTCGCCCGGTTCCGCGCGTTCCTGACCGTCGGGCTGATGCCGCCCGACGCCCGCGAGGCCATCGGCCTGGAGTGGACGGACGCGCAGGAACGGGCGCTGCGGCGGTTCTGCGCGGTGGTCCGGGTGGTGGTTCCGGTGCTGCCGGAGCGCCTGCGCTATCTGCCCCGGGCGCGCCGGGCCAGGGCGGCGCACCGGGCGGCCCGCGGCGGCGGGCTCAGGCCGACGCGCGGCGGACCAGCCGCGTCGGCGTGA
- a CDS encoding TetR/AcrR family transcriptional regulator — translation MTARDTGGAAPAFGTVGATTPSDALGEQILDAAREQFMTFGLRRSTVDDVAKRAGVSRVTVYRRIGGKDSLVSACLLREYRRFVVEVDEAVAALPTTEDRLVEGFAAVLRHIREHPLIGGLLRLEPETMLPFLTVESGPAFLAIRGYLAGRLREVRRLEGGPETDPTPVAELMVRITVSFLLNPVSCFELDDDAQVRDFARRCLVPLLAA, via the coding sequence ATGACGGCACGTGACACCGGCGGGGCGGCCCCCGCCTTCGGGACCGTGGGAGCCACGACGCCCTCCGACGCGCTGGGGGAGCAGATCCTCGATGCCGCGCGTGAGCAGTTCATGACCTTCGGGCTGCGCCGCTCGACCGTCGACGACGTCGCCAAGCGGGCCGGGGTCTCCCGGGTGACGGTGTACCGGCGGATCGGCGGCAAGGACAGCCTGGTCTCGGCGTGCCTGCTGCGCGAGTACCGCCGGTTCGTCGTGGAGGTCGACGAGGCCGTGGCCGCGCTGCCCACGACGGAGGACCGGCTCGTCGAGGGCTTCGCCGCCGTGCTGCGGCACATCCGCGAACACCCGCTCATCGGCGGGCTGCTGCGCCTGGAGCCCGAGACCATGCTGCCCTTCCTCACCGTGGAGAGCGGCCCCGCCTTCCTCGCGATCCGCGGCTACCTGGCCGGGCGGCTGCGCGAGGTACGGCGCCTGGAGGGCGGACCGGAGACCGACCCGACACCCGTCGCCGAACTCATGGTCCGGATCACCGTCTCCTTCCTCCTCAACCCGGTCAGCTGCTTCGAACTCGACGACGACGCCCAGGTCCGCGACTTCGCCCGCCGCTGCCTGGTCCCGCTGCTCGCCGCCTGA
- a CDS encoding MerR family transcriptional regulator, translating into MATEAEEPKLTVDELAARAGVTVRTVRFYSTRGLLPPPVIGPRRVGHYGHDHLSRLALIEELQHQGMTLAAIERYLEQLPPDLSAHDLAIHRALVASWAPDSAEDASRAELERRAGRPLSEQDLDRLAAMGVLERSAPDDGVFRLDPGLLRLGVELLDVPIAHETILAARTVLLEHTRSAAQELTRLFRDEVWNPYRERESDPEHVKAMKSLSAHMQPMVLQALVTAFQRSLKEELRAAFTAE; encoded by the coding sequence ATGGCGACCGAGGCCGAGGAGCCCAAGCTCACCGTCGACGAGCTGGCGGCTCGCGCCGGGGTGACCGTGCGCACGGTGCGGTTCTACAGCACCCGTGGGCTGCTGCCGCCCCCGGTGATCGGGCCGCGCCGGGTCGGGCACTACGGGCACGACCACCTCTCGCGGCTGGCACTGATCGAGGAGCTCCAGCACCAGGGCATGACGCTCGCCGCGATCGAACGGTACCTGGAGCAGCTGCCGCCCGACCTCAGCGCCCACGATCTGGCCATCCACCGCGCCCTGGTCGCGTCCTGGGCGCCGGACTCGGCGGAGGACGCCTCGCGGGCGGAGCTGGAGCGGCGGGCGGGCCGGCCGCTGAGCGAGCAGGACCTCGACCGGCTGGCCGCGATGGGCGTGCTGGAGCGGTCCGCGCCCGACGACGGGGTCTTCCGGCTGGATCCGGGGCTGCTGCGGCTCGGCGTGGAGCTGCTGGACGTGCCGATCGCGCACGAGACGATCCTCGCCGCCCGTACGGTCCTGCTGGAGCACACCCGCTCGGCCGCGCAGGAGCTGACCCGGCTCTTCCGGGACGAGGTGTGGAATCCGTACCGGGAGCGGGAATCGGACCCCGAGCACGTCAAGGCGATGAAGTCGCTGTCGGCGCACATGCAGCCGATGGTGCTCCAGGCCCTGGTGACCGCCTTCCAGCGGTCGCTGAAGGAGGAGCTGCGGGCCGCGTTCACCGCCGAATGA
- a CDS encoding LacI family transcriptional regulator, whose protein sequence is MPGPTPDAPLHARPTLEAVAARAGVSRATASRVVNGGAGVRQPLVDQVRKAVDELGYVPNHAARTLVTRRNGAVAVIIDEPEVRIFSDPFFSQHIRGISRELNAHDAQLVLLLVEGRGDFERVSRYLAGGHVDGVLAFSLHTDDELPSAIRRFRVPAVYGGRPGRPGAPTDAVPFVDCDNRGGAREAVRHLAGLGRRHIAHIAGPRDQTSALDRIDGYTDILPDADPALLADGDFTVEGGARAMAELLERRPDVDAVFAANDLMASGALRVLREWGRRVPQDVALVGFDDMESVAEATDPPLTTIRQDVVGMGRLMVRLLMERLEDGGAGPESVITPTRLVRRASA, encoded by the coding sequence TTGCCCGGTCCGACCCCCGATGCCCCGCTCCACGCGCGCCCCACGCTGGAAGCGGTGGCGGCCCGCGCCGGAGTCTCCCGGGCGACGGCCTCCCGGGTGGTCAACGGCGGCGCGGGCGTCCGGCAGCCGCTCGTGGACCAGGTGCGCAAGGCGGTGGACGAGCTGGGCTATGTACCGAACCACGCCGCGCGGACCCTGGTGACCCGGCGCAACGGGGCGGTGGCCGTGATCATCGACGAGCCCGAGGTGCGGATCTTCTCCGACCCATTCTTCTCCCAGCACATCCGGGGCATCAGCCGGGAACTGAACGCGCACGACGCGCAGTTGGTGCTGCTGCTGGTGGAGGGCCGCGGGGACTTCGAGCGGGTCAGCCGCTATCTGGCCGGGGGCCATGTGGACGGGGTGCTGGCCTTCTCGCTGCACACGGACGACGAACTCCCGTCCGCCATACGGCGTTTCCGCGTCCCGGCCGTCTACGGCGGCAGGCCCGGACGGCCGGGCGCGCCGACCGACGCGGTGCCCTTCGTGGACTGCGACAACCGGGGCGGCGCCCGGGAGGCCGTCCGCCATCTGGCCGGGCTCGGCCGCCGGCACATCGCGCACATCGCGGGTCCGCGCGACCAGACCTCGGCGCTCGACCGGATCGACGGCTACACCGACATCCTGCCCGACGCGGACCCCGCGCTGCTGGCGGACGGCGATTTCACGGTGGAGGGCGGTGCGCGGGCGATGGCGGAGCTGCTGGAGCGGCGGCCGGACGTGGACGCGGTGTTCGCGGCCAACGACCTGATGGCCTCGGGCGCGCTGCGGGTGCTGCGCGAGTGGGGGCGGCGGGTGCCGCAGGACGTGGCGCTGGTCGGGTTCGACGACATGGAGTCGGTCGCCGAGGCGACGGACCCGCCGCTGACGACGATACGTCAGGACGTGGTCGGCATGGGCAGGCTGATGGTCCGGCTGCTGATGGAGCGGCTGGAGGACGGGGGCGCGGGGCCGGAGTCGGTGATCACGCCGACGCGGCTGGTCCGCCGCGCGTCGGCCTGA
- a CDS encoding DUF2236 domain-containing protein, with translation MGRYSRLREIRRMDPARDYAEILRLISQYEFPWDYRQGVSVAFLRDYGVPRISVLLDRTQEFERNGQKRYDDTVLIGYEMAADGFDSERGRAAARHLNRIHGRYRIPNDDFRYVLATTVVGPKRWIDRYGWRPLCAQEVQALAEAGRRTGAMMGIEDVPETYAGFERLLDAYEQRMFAYDPANRRVASATFRVMASWYPRPLRPLVARFSLALLDEPLLKALGFRPQPRWVRTSASAALRLRARCVRGMPARPRRFPSRPQPRSYPFGWRLDDLGPHWARSRPLEPLPDETAVRPGPERG, from the coding sequence ATGGGCCGGTACAGCCGCCTGCGTGAGATCCGCCGGATGGATCCGGCGCGGGACTACGCCGAGATCCTCCGGCTGATCTCGCAGTACGAGTTCCCCTGGGACTACCGCCAGGGCGTGAGCGTGGCGTTCCTGCGCGACTACGGCGTCCCCCGGATCTCCGTACTCCTCGACCGCACCCAGGAGTTCGAGCGCAACGGACAGAAGCGGTACGACGACACGGTGCTGATCGGGTACGAGATGGCCGCCGACGGGTTCGACTCGGAGCGGGGACGGGCGGCGGCGCGGCACCTGAACCGCATCCACGGCAGGTACCGCATCCCGAACGACGACTTCCGCTACGTGCTCGCGACGACGGTCGTGGGCCCGAAACGCTGGATCGACCGGTACGGTTGGCGCCCGCTGTGCGCGCAGGAGGTGCAGGCCCTGGCGGAGGCGGGGCGCAGGACGGGGGCGATGATGGGCATCGAGGACGTCCCCGAGACCTATGCGGGGTTCGAGCGGCTTCTCGACGCGTACGAGCAGCGGATGTTCGCGTACGACCCGGCGAACCGGCGGGTGGCGAGCGCCACGTTCCGGGTGATGGCGAGCTGGTACCCGCGCCCGCTGCGTCCCCTGGTCGCCCGGTTCTCGCTGGCGCTGCTGGACGAACCGCTGCTGAAGGCGCTGGGCTTCCGGCCGCAGCCCCGGTGGGTGCGGACCTCGGCGTCGGCGGCGCTGCGGCTGCGGGCGCGGTGCGTACGGGGGATGCCGGCCCGGCCGCGCCGGTTCCCGTCCCGGCCGCAGCCGCGTTCGTACCCCTTCGGCTGGCGGCTGGACGACCTCGGGCCGCACTGGGCGCGCAGCCGGCCGCTGGAGCCGCTGCCGGACGAGACCGCTGTCCGGCCGGGGCCGGAGCGCGGCTGA
- a CDS encoding GNAT family N-acetyltransferase, which produces MTESGTGVPGYAFRAYRGAPDHEAMAAVRAGSAEHDGLDADSVVEGLPDAEEIGTASAALVDPARDQVLVEHDGAVVGYAAVRWWRERDGTWLYLHRGHLLPGHRGRGVGSAMVAWAEEHIRRRVAEQGTAQSAVFGANAMAGEREAARLLTDTGYQRVFSLVELELPDLGALPGPAGPPAGIRLGPIGPDSYRSAWRTVVDSYREAGFTEEWPYARFVATADPACWRAAWQGEEMAGVALCSLRARDRTMGEVEELSVRDRSRRLGVGRAVLLEGLRALRDHGATRARLYTGTANPYRSYDLYESVGFRRRNEYVRYRKPLRG; this is translated from the coding sequence ATGACGGAGAGCGGCACCGGCGTGCCCGGATATGCATTCAGGGCCTACCGGGGCGCCCCGGACCACGAGGCGATGGCCGCCGTGCGGGCCGGCAGCGCGGAGCACGATGGGCTCGACGCCGATTCGGTCGTGGAGGGGCTGCCCGACGCCGAGGAGATCGGCACGGCGTCCGCCGCCCTCGTGGACCCGGCCCGCGACCAGGTCCTCGTCGAACACGACGGCGCGGTCGTCGGCTACGCGGCCGTCCGCTGGTGGCGGGAGCGGGACGGGACCTGGCTCTATCTGCACCGCGGACACCTGCTGCCCGGACACCGGGGACGCGGCGTCGGGTCGGCCATGGTCGCGTGGGCCGAGGAGCACATCCGCCGGCGCGTCGCGGAGCAGGGCACGGCGCAGTCGGCGGTCTTCGGTGCCAACGCCATGGCCGGGGAACGGGAGGCCGCGCGGCTGCTGACGGACACCGGGTACCAGCGCGTCTTCAGCCTCGTGGAGCTGGAGCTGCCGGACCTGGGCGCGCTGCCGGGCCCCGCCGGGCCGCCGGCCGGCATCCGGCTCGGGCCCATCGGCCCGGACAGCTACCGCTCGGCCTGGCGGACGGTCGTCGACTCGTACCGGGAGGCCGGCTTCACCGAGGAGTGGCCGTACGCACGCTTCGTGGCCACGGCGGACCCGGCCTGCTGGCGGGCCGCCTGGCAGGGCGAGGAGATGGCGGGCGTCGCCCTGTGCTCGCTCCGCGCCCGCGACCGCACCATGGGCGAGGTCGAGGAGCTGAGCGTCCGCGACCGGTCCAGGCGGCTCGGCGTCGGACGCGCCGTCCTCCTCGAGGGCCTGCGCGCCCTGCGCGACCACGGGGCCACCCGCGCCCGTCTGTACACCGGGACCGCCAACCCGTACCGCTCGTACGACCTCTACGAGAGCGTCGGCTTCCGGCGCCGCAACGAGTACGTGCGCTACCGCAAGCCCCTGCGGGGCTGA
- a CDS encoding helix-turn-helix domain-containing protein codes for MEREWLEDPQAAHLLASCVAQGQHISVTEKLPIKLAIVDRRIALLPLDPERETEPVALVVHRTGLLTALVSLFEQHFERGRRLNLSGAEESAEHGLEAIDRQIVALLHIGLTDAAIARQLGMGHRTVQRRLHALMDEVGAATRFQLGWRAARVGWLPGGPDNSVEP; via the coding sequence GTGGAGCGGGAGTGGCTGGAGGACCCGCAGGCCGCCCATCTGCTGGCCTCCTGCGTCGCCCAGGGCCAGCACATCTCCGTCACCGAGAAGCTCCCGATCAAGCTCGCCATCGTGGACCGCCGCATCGCCCTGCTGCCCCTGGACCCGGAGCGCGAGACCGAGCCGGTGGCGCTCGTCGTGCACCGCACGGGCCTGCTCACCGCTCTGGTCTCGCTCTTCGAGCAGCACTTCGAGCGGGGCAGGCGGCTGAACCTGTCCGGTGCCGAGGAGAGCGCCGAACACGGACTGGAGGCGATCGACCGGCAGATCGTGGCCCTGCTCCACATCGGCCTGACCGACGCCGCGATCGCCCGTCAGCTCGGCATGGGGCACCGCACCGTCCAGCGCCGGCTGCACGCGCTGATGGACGAGGTGGGTGCGGCGACCCGGTTCCAGCTCGGCTGGCGCGCGGCGCGCGTCGGGTGGCTGCCCGGCGGACCGGACAACTCGGTGGAACCGTAA